The following are encoded together in the Mumia sp. Pv4-285 genome:
- the ftsY gene encoding signal recognition particle-docking protein FtsY — protein sequence MSDTTLFLFIGLVVAILVIGGIAAFVVGSRGRALPPADTVDRRLDDLREHPEVEPTPTGDGLEPALPEPGEIDEADTDNVDPHAEGAAVADREISVAPEVEQPAPTAGRLVRLRERLSRSQSSLGKGLLALLGRDRLDEDTWEEIEDTLLAADVGVTPTQELVEKLRTRIKVEGIAEPGRAKEILREELVAQIDPSYDRSVAAKGADGVPGVVLVVGVNGTGKTTTVGRLARVLVADGDTVLLGAADTFRAAAADQLQTWGERVGVPTVRGPEGGDPASIAFDAVKTGKEGGYDTVVVDTAGRLHTKAGLMDELGKVKRVIEKQAPVTEVLLVIDATTGQNGLTQARVFAEVVDVTGIVLTKLDGTAKGGIVIAVQRELGVPVKLVGLGEGADDLAPFDPEGFVDALLT from the coding sequence GTGTCTGACACCACGCTCTTCCTCTTCATCGGTCTGGTCGTCGCGATCCTCGTGATCGGGGGGATCGCGGCCTTCGTGGTCGGCTCTCGCGGCCGGGCCCTTCCGCCTGCCGACACGGTCGATCGACGGCTCGACGACCTCCGCGAGCATCCCGAGGTCGAGCCGACCCCGACAGGCGACGGCCTCGAGCCCGCGCTCCCCGAACCCGGCGAGATCGACGAGGCCGACACCGACAACGTCGATCCGCACGCCGAGGGCGCCGCCGTCGCGGACCGCGAGATCTCGGTCGCACCCGAGGTCGAGCAGCCCGCGCCGACCGCCGGGCGGCTGGTCCGGCTCCGCGAACGCCTCTCGAGGTCGCAGTCCTCGCTCGGCAAGGGCCTGCTCGCGCTGCTCGGACGGGACCGCCTCGACGAGGACACCTGGGAGGAGATCGAGGACACCCTGCTCGCCGCCGACGTCGGCGTCACGCCCACCCAGGAGCTCGTCGAGAAGCTGCGTACGCGCATCAAGGTCGAGGGCATCGCCGAGCCCGGGCGCGCCAAGGAGATCCTGCGTGAGGAGCTCGTCGCGCAGATCGACCCGTCGTACGACCGCTCGGTCGCTGCGAAGGGCGCTGACGGCGTGCCTGGTGTGGTGCTCGTGGTCGGCGTCAACGGCACCGGCAAGACGACGACGGTCGGCCGCCTCGCGCGGGTGCTCGTGGCCGACGGCGACACGGTGCTGCTGGGCGCGGCCGACACGTTCCGCGCCGCCGCGGCGGACCAGCTCCAGACCTGGGGAGAGCGCGTCGGCGTCCCGACCGTTCGCGGTCCCGAGGGTGGCGACCCCGCGTCGATCGCGTTCGACGCGGTGAAGACCGGCAAGGAGGGCGGCTACGACACGGTCGTCGTCGACACCGCCGGCCGCCTGCACACCAAGGCAGGTCTGATGGACGAGCTCGGCAAGGTCAAGCGGGTCATCGAGAAGCAGGCGCCGGTGACCGAGGTGCTGCTGGTCATCGACGCCACCACCGGCCAGAACGGCCTGACCCAGGCGCGCGTCTTCGCCGAGGTCGTCGACGTGACGGGCATCGTGCTCACGAAGCTGGACGGCACGGCCAAGGGCGGCATCGTGATCGCCGTGCAGCGCGAGCTCGGCGTCCCGGTCAAGCTGGTCGGGCTGGGTGAGGGCGCCGACGACCTGGCGCCGTTCGATCCCGAGGGATTCGTCGACGCGCTGCTCACGTGA
- the cydC gene encoding thiol reductant ABC exporter subunit CydC — MTTARRRLVLGGLFGVLASLASIGLLLVSAWLISRAAQQPPVLYLMVAIVGVRALGIGRAALRYVERLLTHDGALRVGTDLRVAVYSRLERLSPSTLAAGRRGERIARIVSDVEALQDRIVRVTVPRAITAASAAVVVGLVLAVFPLGGVVLAVTVAIAWIGVVLAVRIGGSRTSVATATLRGRLAAEVSETVRSSRDLVAYGAGGTATAQLARTGAALAAAERRTAFLDGLGVLVVRLCLGAATCVIALAGVTAVADGSLGPVLLAVVVLAPVALAEPLEALSAIEQQGQRSAASRERIDELVTAEDDVVDPSVPAPDPTGFDLRLRGVSLGWGDDPPLVSDLDLDLPEGAVVAVAGPSGSGKSTLAAVLLRLGTPRAGAITLGGTPIDRLTGEQVRRVVATLRQDEHVFDTTIRENLRVADPAADDPTLLAALDGAGLGAFVAGLPDGLDTEVGENGNRLSGGERQRLGLARLLLGKHRVLILDEPTEHLDAATAEALLRDLVDLAPYRSILLVSHDERALAAASTVVRLDEPTRIVDRV; from the coding sequence GTGACGACCGCCCGGCGGCGACTCGTCCTCGGCGGGCTCTTCGGCGTGCTCGCCAGCCTCGCGTCGATCGGGCTGCTGCTCGTCTCGGCGTGGCTGATCTCGCGGGCCGCGCAGCAGCCACCCGTGCTCTACCTCATGGTCGCGATCGTCGGCGTCCGCGCGCTCGGGATCGGCCGTGCGGCACTGCGGTACGTCGAGCGGCTGCTCACCCACGACGGTGCGCTCCGCGTCGGCACTGATCTTCGCGTCGCCGTCTACTCGAGGCTCGAGCGCCTCTCGCCGTCCACGCTGGCTGCGGGACGCCGGGGTGAGCGGATCGCTCGCATCGTGTCGGACGTCGAGGCGCTCCAGGACCGGATCGTGCGGGTGACCGTGCCACGCGCGATCACCGCGGCGTCGGCAGCGGTCGTCGTCGGACTGGTGCTGGCCGTCTTCCCGCTCGGGGGAGTCGTTCTCGCCGTCACCGTCGCGATCGCCTGGATCGGCGTCGTTCTCGCGGTGCGGATCGGCGGCTCACGGACCAGCGTCGCGACCGCGACGCTCCGAGGGCGGCTCGCCGCCGAGGTCTCGGAGACGGTTCGCTCGTCGCGGGACCTGGTCGCCTACGGCGCGGGCGGCACCGCGACTGCGCAGCTGGCCCGGACCGGTGCGGCGCTGGCGGCGGCCGAGCGGCGTACGGCCTTCCTCGACGGGCTCGGCGTGCTCGTCGTACGCCTGTGCCTCGGCGCCGCGACCTGCGTGATCGCACTCGCGGGGGTCACCGCCGTCGCCGACGGGAGCCTCGGGCCGGTGCTGCTGGCCGTCGTGGTGCTCGCGCCCGTCGCGCTGGCCGAGCCGCTCGAGGCCCTGAGCGCGATCGAGCAGCAGGGTCAGCGTTCTGCGGCGTCGCGCGAGCGCATCGACGAGCTGGTCACCGCCGAGGACGACGTCGTGGACCCGTCCGTGCCGGCTCCCGACCCGACCGGGTTCGACCTGCGGTTGCGCGGGGTCTCGCTGGGCTGGGGGGACGACCCTCCGCTGGTGAGCGATCTCGACCTCGACCTCCCCGAGGGCGCCGTCGTCGCCGTGGCCGGCCCGAGCGGGTCGGGGAAGTCGACGCTCGCCGCAGTCCTCCTCCGGCTCGGCACGCCGCGGGCCGGCGCGATCACCCTCGGCGGCACACCGATCGACCGGCTCACGGGGGAGCAGGTCCGTCGCGTCGTCGCCACCCTGCGCCAGGACGAGCACGTCTTCGACACGACGATCCGTGAGAACCTCCGAGTCGCCGACCCCGCGGCCGACGACCCGACGCTGCTCGCCGCACTCGACGGCGCCGGGCTCGGGGCCTTCGTCGCGGGACTCCCGGACGGCCTCGACACGGAGGTCGGTGAGAACGGCAACCGGTTGTCCGGGGGCGAGCGACAGCGCCTGGGGCTTGCGCGACTCCTCCTCGGGAAGCACCGGGTGCTGATCCTGGACGAACCGACCGAGCACCTCGACGCCGCCACGGCCGAGGCGCTGCTCCGCGACCTCGTCGACCTGGCGCCGTACCGGTCGATCCTGCTCGTCAGCCACGACGAACGGGCCCTCGCGGCCGCGTCGACCGTCGTCCGGCTCGATGAGCCGACTAGGATCGTGGATCGTGTCTGA
- the cydD gene encoding thiol reductant ABC exporter subunit CydD: MTPVSTRGGAIDPRLVRRSRAVRSYLVVSVVLATVVAGLVVGQAWLVATVVSDGFEGSGATDAVITAVVALAAVVVGRALLGWLHAVVSARAAVEVKRQLRGEVVDRLLDGTPARLGRPESSHVVTLLGPGLDKLDPYFAKYLPQLVLALTVPAVVVVAVFAADPLSGVTIAVTLPLVVVFMVLVGYLTRDRTERRWRALVRLSHHFSDVLDGLVVLKVFGRSRNQAKGIAEVGERNRHETMAALRLAFLSSFVLELVASISVALVAVSIGLRLVEGHMTLMTGLFVLVLAPDAYLPLRQVGAHFHDSAEGRAVADDVYTILDDPDGPAAAGRSEERTTLDLAGATIAVDGVSVSYPGRSAPALAPTSLTLEPGTVLALTGPSGTGKSTLVDVLMGFTAPTAGRVTVRTAEGRAYDLADLDPDTWRTGLAWVPQAPGVLAGTVAANVRLGAPDASDDEVLAALADAGATDLHPWRDLHEGGANLSAGERRRLAVARALVRVRCGGAAVMLLDEPTAGLDPATEARVRRTLREARVTVLVVAHRRALVEDADAVVALRPLPVERAQPFEQPSRARAPQDERVETTVAT; this comes from the coding sequence ATGACCCCAGTCAGCACCCGGGGCGGTGCGATCGACCCGCGGCTCGTACGGCGCTCGCGGGCCGTGCGGTCGTACCTGGTCGTCAGCGTCGTGCTCGCCACCGTGGTCGCCGGCCTCGTGGTGGGGCAGGCGTGGCTCGTCGCGACGGTGGTCTCCGACGGGTTCGAGGGGAGCGGCGCCACCGACGCCGTCATCACCGCCGTGGTCGCCCTCGCAGCGGTGGTCGTCGGCCGGGCGCTGCTCGGCTGGCTGCACGCCGTCGTCTCGGCCCGGGCCGCGGTCGAGGTCAAGCGACAGCTCCGCGGCGAAGTCGTCGACCGGCTGCTCGACGGCACCCCCGCGCGCTTGGGACGCCCGGAGTCGAGCCACGTGGTCACGCTGCTCGGGCCAGGGCTCGACAAGCTCGACCCGTACTTCGCGAAGTACCTGCCACAGCTCGTCCTCGCGCTCACGGTCCCCGCCGTCGTGGTGGTCGCGGTGTTCGCAGCAGACCCGCTGTCCGGTGTGACGATCGCGGTCACCCTTCCGCTGGTCGTGGTGTTCATGGTGCTCGTCGGCTACCTGACACGGGATCGTACGGAGCGCCGCTGGCGCGCTCTGGTCCGGTTGTCGCACCACTTCTCCGACGTCCTCGACGGGTTGGTCGTCCTCAAGGTCTTCGGGCGGTCGCGCAACCAGGCGAAGGGCATCGCCGAGGTGGGGGAGCGCAACCGGCACGAGACGATGGCGGCGCTCCGACTGGCGTTCCTGTCGTCGTTCGTGCTGGAGCTCGTCGCGTCGATCTCGGTCGCGCTGGTCGCGGTGTCGATCGGCCTGCGGCTCGTGGAGGGGCACATGACCCTGATGACGGGACTCTTCGTCCTCGTCCTCGCGCCTGACGCGTACCTGCCGCTGCGCCAGGTCGGCGCCCACTTCCACGACTCGGCGGAGGGGCGCGCGGTCGCCGACGACGTGTACACGATCCTCGACGACCCGGACGGGCCCGCCGCGGCAGGTCGATCGGAGGAGCGCACCACGCTCGACCTCGCCGGTGCCACGATCGCGGTCGACGGCGTCTCGGTCTCGTACCCGGGCCGCTCGGCGCCCGCCCTCGCCCCGACCTCCCTCACGCTCGAGCCGGGGACCGTTCTCGCACTCACGGGCCCGTCGGGCACCGGCAAGAGCACGCTCGTCGACGTCCTGATGGGGTTCACGGCGCCCACCGCCGGCCGCGTCACCGTGCGCACCGCGGAGGGGAGGGCGTACGACCTGGCCGACCTCGACCCCGACACCTGGCGCACGGGGCTGGCGTGGGTGCCGCAGGCGCCTGGGGTGCTCGCCGGGACGGTGGCCGCCAACGTCCGGCTCGGAGCCCCCGACGCGTCCGACGACGAGGTGCTCGCGGCCTTGGCCGATGCCGGGGCGACCGACCTCCATCCGTGGCGCGACCTGCACGAGGGCGGCGCGAACCTGTCCGCGGGGGAGCGGCGCCGGCTCGCAGTGGCACGGGCCCTGGTCCGGGTGCGGTGCGGCGGTGCCGCCGTCATGCTCCTGGACGAGCCCACGGCCGGACTCGACCCGGCCACCGAGGCGCGGGTCCGCCGGACGCTGCGCGAGGCGCGCGTGACGGTGCTCGTGGTGGCCCATCGCCGTGCCCTCGTCGAGGATGCGGACGCCGTCGTCGCCCTCCGACCTTTGCCGGTTGAGCGAGCGCAGCCCTTCGAGCAGCCCTCGCGAGCTCGGGCCCCTCAGGACGAGCGAGTCGAAACCACGGTGGCGACGTGA
- the cydB gene encoding cytochrome d ubiquinol oxidase subunit II, with product MELTTVWFCVVAFLFIGYFVLEGFDFGVGMLLPVVAKNDRERRAMINTIGPLWDGNEVWLIVAGASIFAAFPEWYATLFSGFYLPLLLILVALIVRGVAFEYRHQRDDASWKKRWDAAIIFGSFVPALLWGVAFGNIVRGVEIDADKNYVGTVFDLLNPYALLAGLVTLTLFLTHGANFLALKTRGIIHERARTVSLQVGLVAAVLAVVFLVWTSLDHGEAWVWVLSGLAALTFVGGLLAAWARRDGWAFVGTMAAIGFAVTALFVALFPDVMPSTLDPAYSLTTENAASTDKTLGIMSWVALIFVPIVIGYQAWSYWVFRKRISVESIPDTVHA from the coding sequence ATGGAGCTCACCACCGTCTGGTTCTGCGTCGTCGCGTTCCTCTTCATCGGCTACTTCGTGCTCGAGGGCTTCGACTTCGGCGTCGGCATGCTGCTGCCGGTCGTCGCGAAGAACGACCGTGAGCGGCGCGCGATGATCAACACGATCGGCCCGCTGTGGGACGGCAACGAGGTCTGGCTGATCGTCGCCGGCGCGAGCATCTTCGCGGCGTTCCCCGAGTGGTACGCGACGTTGTTCAGCGGCTTCTACCTCCCGCTGCTGCTGATCCTGGTCGCGCTCATCGTGCGCGGGGTGGCGTTCGAGTACCGCCACCAGCGCGACGACGCCAGCTGGAAGAAGCGCTGGGACGCGGCGATCATCTTCGGCTCGTTCGTCCCGGCCCTGCTGTGGGGTGTCGCGTTCGGCAACATCGTCCGCGGGGTCGAGATCGACGCCGACAAGAACTACGTCGGGACGGTCTTCGACCTGCTCAACCCGTACGCGCTGCTGGCGGGCCTCGTCACGCTCACGCTGTTCCTCACCCACGGCGCGAACTTCCTGGCCCTCAAGACCCGCGGGATCATCCACGAGCGGGCCCGCACCGTCTCGCTCCAGGTCGGCCTGGTCGCCGCGGTGCTGGCGGTCGTCTTCCTGGTGTGGACCTCGCTCGACCACGGCGAGGCATGGGTCTGGGTCCTGTCCGGGCTCGCCGCGCTGACGTTCGTCGGAGGCCTGCTAGCGGCGTGGGCGCGGCGCGACGGCTGGGCGTTCGTCGGCACGATGGCGGCGATCGGCTTCGCGGTCACGGCGCTGTTCGTGGCGCTCTTCCCCGACGTGATGCCGTCGACGCTCGACCCGGCGTACAGCCTGACGACCGAGAACGCGGCCTCCACCGACAAGACGCTGGGGATCATGAGCTGGGTGGCCCTGATCTTCGTCCCGATCGTCATCGGCTACCAGGCGTGGAGCTACTGGGTGTTCCGCAAGCGGATCAGCGTCGAGTCCATCCCTGACACGGTGCACGCATGA
- a CDS encoding cytochrome ubiquinol oxidase subunit I gives MEALEIARWQFGITTVYHFFFVPITIGLSFLVAGLELAWVRTRNEKWLRLTKFFGKVFLINFAMGIVTGIVQEFQFGMNWSDYSRFVGDIFGAPLAIEGLLAFFLESTFLGLWIFGWDRLSAGVHNACMWIAAFGTALSAYFILAANSFMQNPVGYTYNADRGRAELESFTDVLTNKVVLITLPHTLFGAFMVAGGLVAAISMWWLIRRRPVDADAFRSSLRLGAVTLLVAGVGTIVTGDIQGKVMTEVQPMKMAAAEALYETEQPAPFSILTIGSLDGHEPFYQLEVPHLLSYLATGDWNAEVQGIDNLQAEYEEEFGPGNYKPYIPVTYWTFRAMITSGALAMMIGLWMLWSTRGGRVPRGDRRWPVWLAVAAPLLPLAANSFGWIFTEMGRQPWLVFGLMRTEDGVSPNVGAGTVLTSLIVFTLLYGALAVVEVKLLLTAIRKGLPEVDPDNETGKQPDDRPMAFAY, from the coding sequence ATGGAAGCACTCGAGATCGCACGGTGGCAGTTCGGCATCACCACCGTGTACCACTTCTTCTTCGTTCCGATCACGATCGGGCTGTCGTTCCTCGTCGCGGGCCTCGAGCTCGCCTGGGTGCGCACGCGCAACGAGAAGTGGCTCCGTCTGACCAAGTTCTTCGGCAAGGTCTTCCTCATCAACTTCGCGATGGGGATCGTGACCGGCATCGTGCAGGAGTTCCAGTTCGGGATGAACTGGTCCGACTACTCGCGCTTCGTCGGCGACATCTTCGGGGCACCGCTCGCGATCGAGGGGCTCCTGGCGTTCTTCCTCGAGTCGACGTTCCTCGGCCTGTGGATCTTCGGGTGGGACAGGCTCTCCGCCGGCGTGCACAACGCCTGCATGTGGATCGCGGCGTTCGGCACCGCCCTGTCCGCGTACTTCATCCTCGCCGCGAACTCCTTCATGCAGAACCCGGTCGGCTACACCTACAACGCCGACCGCGGCCGTGCCGAGCTCGAGAGCTTCACCGACGTCCTCACGAACAAGGTCGTCCTCATCACCCTGCCCCACACGCTGTTCGGCGCCTTCATGGTCGCCGGCGGGCTGGTCGCCGCGATCTCGATGTGGTGGCTCATCCGGCGCAGGCCGGTCGATGCCGACGCGTTCCGCTCGTCGCTGCGTCTCGGCGCCGTGACCCTGCTGGTCGCCGGCGTCGGCACGATCGTCACCGGCGACATCCAGGGCAAGGTGATGACCGAGGTGCAGCCGATGAAGATGGCCGCGGCCGAGGCGTTGTACGAGACGGAGCAGCCGGCGCCGTTCTCGATCCTCACCATCGGGTCGCTCGACGGGCACGAGCCGTTCTACCAGCTCGAGGTGCCGCACCTCCTGTCGTACCTCGCCACCGGCGACTGGAACGCCGAGGTGCAGGGCATCGACAACCTCCAGGCCGAGTACGAGGAGGAGTTCGGCCCGGGCAACTACAAGCCGTACATCCCCGTCACCTACTGGACGTTCCGCGCGATGATCACCTCCGGTGCCCTCGCGATGATGATCGGCCTCTGGATGCTGTGGTCGACCCGCGGCGGTCGCGTGCCACGCGGCGACCGGCGGTGGCCGGTCTGGCTCGCGGTGGCCGCCCCGCTCCTCCCGCTGGCGGCGAACTCGTTCGGCTGGATCTTCACCGAGATGGGCCGGCAGCCGTGGCTGGTGTTCGGGCTGATGCGCACCGAGGACGGAGTCTCGCCCAACGTCGGCGCCGGAACCGTGCTGACCTCGCTGATCGTCTTCACGCTCCTGTACGGCGCCCTCGCCGTCGTCGAGGTCAAGCTGCTGCTCACCGCCATCAGGAAGGGCCTGCCCGAGGTGGATCCGGACAACGAGACCGGCAAGCAACCCGACGACCGCCCGATGGCGTTCGCGTACTGA
- a CDS encoding BlaI/MecI/CopY family transcriptional regulator gives MARLGELEREVMELLWESPEPLTGREVLDLLSPRRDLAYTTVTTILDRLSRKDVVVRERHGRAFTYTPSVGRDELTVTLLHEVLASAGDDRTAALVHFAETASDADARALRDALARIEAQDP, from the coding sequence ATGGCACGACTCGGCGAGCTCGAACGCGAGGTGATGGAGCTCCTCTGGGAGTCTCCTGAGCCGCTCACCGGACGCGAGGTCCTCGACCTCCTGTCCCCACGACGTGACCTCGCGTACACGACCGTCACGACGATCCTCGACAGGCTGTCGCGCAAGGACGTGGTCGTCCGTGAGCGCCACGGACGGGCCTTCACGTACACCCCGTCCGTCGGACGCGACGAGCTGACCGTCACGCTGCTGCACGAGGTGCTCGCGTCCGCGGGCGACGACCGCACCGCGGCGCTCGTCCACTTCGCCGAGACCGCCAGCGACGCCGACGCCCGCGCCCTGCGCGACGCCCTGGCGCGCATCGAGGCGCAGGATCCATGA
- a CDS encoding M56 family metallopeptidase, protein MTTPLLLGLIGLALAQPVPALLARMDWPYRAPRAAIVLWQALALAAILAMVGAGLSASLWLVVHEGAPNPDPGPVRATFHVAFLVLTVVVVARLAWSMISVAREVRAERRRHRTILDLVGERDAVRRSVRILDAAEPLAYCVPGLTARVVVSRGALDTLAPAELDAVLAHEQAHLRARHDLVVDTFSALHRAFPRVLRSDAAFVSTKVLVELLADDHARRRTGTTPLARALVKLGTRPAPAGALGATSTLVRRIDRLERETVDAGRQGAVEGVACYLLAAAVVLGPTFTLAVPWISSAWTTLS, encoded by the coding sequence ATGACGACACCGCTCCTGCTGGGACTGATCGGCCTCGCGCTCGCCCAGCCGGTCCCCGCGCTGCTCGCGCGGATGGACTGGCCCTACCGAGCACCCCGCGCGGCGATCGTCCTGTGGCAGGCGCTCGCGCTCGCCGCGATCCTCGCGATGGTCGGTGCCGGCCTGTCGGCGTCGCTGTGGCTCGTCGTCCACGAGGGCGCACCGAACCCGGATCCCGGCCCGGTCCGCGCGACGTTCCACGTCGCTTTCCTCGTCCTCACCGTGGTCGTCGTCGCGCGGCTGGCGTGGTCGATGATCAGCGTCGCGCGCGAGGTCCGTGCGGAGCGCCGGCGGCACCGTACGATCCTGGACCTCGTCGGCGAGCGCGACGCCGTACGCCGGTCCGTCCGCATCCTCGACGCCGCGGAGCCCCTCGCCTACTGCGTCCCGGGGCTCACCGCTCGTGTCGTGGTGTCACGCGGTGCCCTGGACACGCTCGCCCCGGCCGAGCTCGACGCGGTCCTGGCGCACGAGCAGGCGCACCTGCGGGCTCGGCACGACCTCGTGGTGGACACCTTCTCGGCGCTGCACCGGGCGTTCCCGCGGGTGCTGCGCAGCGACGCCGCCTTCGTGAGCACGAAGGTGCTGGTCGAGCTGCTGGCCGACGACCACGCCCGCCGCCGTACGGGGACGACTCCGCTGGCCCGCGCGCTCGTCAAGCTCGGCACGCGCCCCGCTCCGGCCGGAGCCCTCGGCGCGACCAGCACGCTGGTGCGCCGCATCGACCGCCTCGAGCGCGAGACCGTCGACGCCGGTCGCCAAGGCGCGGTGGAGGGTGTCGCCTGCTACCTGCTGGCGGCGGCCGTCGTGCTGGGTCCCACGTTCACCCTGGCGGTGCCGTGGATCAGCTCGGCG